The Streptomyces kanamyceticus genome window below encodes:
- a CDS encoding glycosyltransferase family 39 protein, which translates to MTTTPAAPAALHDTRAEGARGRAAAPLARLWRGRADDPRWARPALLGLLLATAVLYLWNLSASGYANSFYSAAVQAGSRSWQALFFGSLDAGNAITVDKPPAALWPMALSVRLFGLNSWAILVPQVVMGVATVGVLYAAVRRRFSPAAGLIAGAVLALTPVAALMFRFNNPDALLALLMTVTVYCVLRALEHGRTKWLVWAGVAVGFAFLTKTLQAFLILPPLAVLYAVCAPVRLRKRLGQLALSVGAMVVAGGWWVAIVELWPASSRPYIGGSQNNSFLELTFGYNGLGRINGEETGSVGGGGGPGGGGPGGGGGGQWGETGLGRMFDSEVGGQISWLLPAALILLVAGLALTRRARRTDTARAAFVAWGSALLMTVGVFSFMAGIFHQYYTVALAPYLAALVGMGATVLWEERAKWWACGVLGATVAGTSVWAYVLLGRTPDHLPWLRTTVLVAGLAAAVGLLFAGRAGRHLALAAAGLGLAASVAGPVAYTLSTVDSAHTGSIVTAGPASAGRMGGPGGGGMRQPPGGFPGGPGNGPGNGPGTGPGRANGTGTGPTTGMPPGQGGATREGGEGGGMRGGMGGLLDGAQVSAKAKKLLETDAADYTWAAAAIGSQNAASYQLATGDPVMAIGGFNGSDPSPTLARFKRYVADGEIHYFIAGGTGGMGGAGGSSKITSWVEDTFEKVTVGSATFYDLTSPKA; encoded by the coding sequence ATGACGACGACTCCCGCCGCGCCGGCGGCACTTCACGACACGCGGGCGGAGGGGGCCCGCGGCCGCGCGGCGGCGCCGCTCGCCCGGCTGTGGCGCGGCCGCGCCGACGACCCGCGCTGGGCGCGCCCCGCCCTGCTCGGCCTGCTGCTCGCCACCGCGGTCCTCTACCTCTGGAACCTCAGCGCGTCCGGCTACGCCAACTCCTTCTACTCGGCCGCCGTCCAGGCGGGCAGCCGGAGCTGGCAGGCCCTCTTCTTCGGCTCGCTCGACGCGGGCAACGCGATCACCGTCGACAAGCCCCCGGCCGCGCTCTGGCCGATGGCCCTCTCCGTACGCCTCTTCGGGCTCAACTCCTGGGCGATCCTCGTCCCCCAGGTCGTCATGGGCGTGGCGACGGTCGGCGTGCTGTACGCCGCCGTACGACGCCGCTTCAGCCCGGCGGCGGGGCTGATCGCGGGCGCGGTGCTCGCGCTGACGCCGGTCGCCGCGCTGATGTTCCGCTTCAACAACCCAGACGCGCTGCTCGCGCTCCTGATGACCGTCACGGTCTACTGCGTCCTGCGCGCCCTGGAACACGGCCGCACCAAGTGGCTGGTGTGGGCGGGCGTCGCGGTCGGCTTCGCCTTCCTCACCAAGACGCTCCAGGCGTTCCTGATCCTGCCGCCGCTCGCGGTCCTGTACGCAGTGTGCGCGCCGGTACGGCTGCGCAAGCGCCTCGGTCAACTCGCCCTGTCGGTGGGCGCGATGGTGGTCGCGGGCGGCTGGTGGGTGGCGATCGTCGAACTGTGGCCCGCGTCCTCGCGCCCGTACATCGGCGGCTCGCAGAACAACTCGTTCCTGGAGCTGACCTTCGGCTACAACGGCCTCGGCCGCATCAACGGCGAGGAGACCGGCAGCGTGGGCGGCGGGGGCGGCCCTGGTGGTGGCGGTCCCGGCGGTGGCGGTGGCGGTCAGTGGGGTGAGACGGGCCTCGGCCGGATGTTCGACTCCGAGGTCGGCGGCCAGATCTCCTGGCTGCTCCCCGCGGCGCTGATCCTCCTCGTGGCGGGCCTCGCGCTCACCCGGCGGGCCCGCAGGACGGACACGGCGCGGGCGGCGTTCGTCGCCTGGGGGAGCGCGCTCCTGATGACCGTCGGGGTCTTCAGCTTCATGGCGGGGATCTTCCACCAGTACTACACGGTGGCCCTGGCCCCCTACCTCGCGGCGCTCGTCGGCATGGGCGCCACGGTCCTGTGGGAGGAGCGGGCCAAGTGGTGGGCGTGCGGGGTGCTCGGCGCGACCGTCGCGGGCACCTCGGTCTGGGCGTACGTCCTGCTGGGCCGCACGCCGGACCACCTCCCTTGGCTGCGCACGACCGTGCTGGTCGCGGGACTCGCGGCGGCCGTGGGCCTGCTGTTCGCGGGCCGCGCGGGCCGTCACCTCGCCCTGGCGGCGGCGGGCCTCGGCCTCGCGGCGTCCGTGGCGGGCCCGGTGGCGTACACCTTGTCGACGGTGGACAGCGCGCACACGGGCTCGATCGTGACGGCGGGGCCCGCGTCGGCGGGGCGGATGGGCGGACCCGGGGGTGGCGGAATGCGCCAGCCGCCGGGCGGCTTTCCCGGCGGACCGGGCAACGGACCGGGCAACGGACCGGGGACCGGGCCCGGAAGGGCGAACGGAACCGGAACCGGACCCACCACCGGCATGCCCCCCGGCCAGGGCGGCGCCACCCGCGAGGGCGGCGAGGGCGGCGGCATGCGTGGCGGCATGGGCGGCCTGCTCGACGGCGCGCAGGTCTCCGCCAAGGCGAAGAAACTCCTGGAGACGGACGCGGCGGACTACACCTGGGCGGCCGCGGCCATCGGCTCGCAGAACGCGGCGAGCTACCAACTGGCCACCGGCGACCCGGTGATGGCGATCGGCGGCTTCAACGGCAGCGACCCGTCGCCGACGCTCGCGCGGTTCAAGCGGTACGTGGCGGACGGCGAGATCCACTACTTCATCGCGGGCGGGACGGGCGGCATGGGCGGCGCGGGCGGGTCCTCCAAGATCACGTCCTGGGTCGAGGACACCTTCGAGAAGGTGACGGTCGGCAGCGCCACGTTCTACGACCTGACGAGCCCCAAGGCGTAG
- a CDS encoding MFS transporter, with the protein MTAPTAESPTATQRHPQRWLILGVICLAQLTVLLDNTVLSVAIPSLTRELDASTSDIQWMINAYSLVQSGLLLTAGSSADRWGRKKMLATGLALFGIGSLCAGLAQSSGQLIAARAGMGIGGALLMTTTLAVVVQIFDDTERVRAIGLWATINSLGFAAGPLLGGFMLNHFWWGSIFLINIPVALIGLVAVLKMVPESKNPQGDRPDLMGALLSTIGMASVVYAIISGPEHGWTSAQVLVAAAVGVLVLGAFALWELRVPYPMLDMHFFRNQRFIGAVAGTILVAFGLAGSLFLLTQHLQFVLGYGPLEAGLRTAPLAVTIVALNLAGIGAKVHAKLGTPPTILAGMSLSAAGLAVIALFGGDDYTGMLVGLVIMGAGIALAMPAMANAIMSAIPPEKAGVGAGINGTLAEFGNGLGVAVLGAVLNSRFASLVTVSAVSFPAAMAAAKTTGEREEIADAFASGLETSQLVGAVAVFLGGVLAAALLRRAERAGSVRENAA; encoded by the coding sequence ATGACGGCGCCGACCGCCGAGTCCCCGACCGCCACACAAAGGCACCCGCAGCGCTGGCTGATCCTCGGCGTCATCTGCCTGGCCCAGCTCACCGTGCTGCTCGACAACACCGTCCTGAGCGTCGCGATCCCCTCCCTCACCCGGGAACTGGACGCGTCGACGTCGGACATCCAGTGGATGATCAACGCGTACTCGCTCGTGCAGTCCGGCCTGCTGCTCACCGCGGGCAGCTCGGCGGACCGCTGGGGCCGCAAGAAGATGCTGGCCACCGGCCTCGCCCTGTTCGGCATAGGTTCGCTCTGCGCGGGCCTCGCGCAGTCGTCGGGTCAGCTCATCGCCGCCCGCGCGGGCATGGGCATCGGCGGCGCGCTGCTGATGACCACGACCCTCGCCGTGGTCGTGCAGATCTTCGACGACACCGAGCGCGTCCGGGCCATCGGCCTCTGGGCGACCATCAACTCCCTCGGCTTCGCGGCGGGACCGCTGCTCGGCGGCTTCATGCTCAACCACTTCTGGTGGGGCTCGATCTTCCTGATCAACATCCCGGTGGCGCTGATCGGCCTGGTCGCGGTCCTCAAGATGGTGCCCGAGTCCAAGAACCCGCAGGGCGACCGCCCCGACCTGATGGGCGCGCTGCTCTCGACCATCGGCATGGCATCGGTGGTCTACGCGATCATCTCCGGTCCTGAGCACGGCTGGACGTCGGCGCAGGTCCTGGTCGCCGCGGCGGTCGGCGTGCTGGTCCTCGGCGCCTTCGCGCTCTGGGAGCTGCGCGTCCCGTACCCGATGCTCGACATGCACTTCTTCCGCAACCAGCGGTTCATCGGCGCGGTGGCGGGCACGATCCTGGTCGCCTTCGGCCTGGCGGGTTCGCTCTTCCTGCTGACCCAGCACCTCCAGTTCGTGCTCGGATACGGGCCGTTGGAGGCGGGCCTGCGCACGGCGCCGCTCGCGGTGACCATCGTGGCGCTCAACCTCGCGGGCATCGGCGCGAAGGTGCACGCGAAGCTGGGCACGCCCCCGACGATCCTGGCGGGCATGAGCCTGTCCGCGGCGGGCCTCGCGGTGATCGCGCTGTTCGGCGGGGACGACTACACCGGCATGCTGGTGGGTCTCGTCATCATGGGCGCGGGCATCGCCCTCGCCATGCCCGCCATGGCCAACGCGATCATGAGCGCCATACCGCCGGAGAAGGCGGGCGTGGGCGCCGGAATCAACGGCACGCTCGCGGAGTTCGGCAACGGCCTGGGCGTCGCCGTCCTCGGCGCGGTCCTCAACTCCCGCTTCGCGTCGCTCGTCACGGTCTCCGCGGTGTCGTTCCCCGCGGCCATGGCGGCGGCGAAGACGACGGGGGAGCGGGAGGAGATCGCCGACGCGTTCGCCTCGGGCCTGGAGACGAGCCAGCTGGTCGGCGCGGTGGCGGTGTTCCTCGGAGGTGTCCTCGCGGCGGCGTTGCTGCGGCGGGCGGAGCGGGCAGGATCTGTGCGGGAGAACGCGGCATAG
- a CDS encoding TetR/AcrR family transcriptional regulator, translating into MAKTAAARTQRQARTSVWLQEKTPRGRGRKGDHPSGLDRDRITEATIRLLDAEGLAKFSMRRLAGELDVTAMSVYWYVDTKDDLLELALDAACGEMVLPDTDTDTDTDADAAPPGGWREQLRELADQYRALLIRHPWVSPLVGKYLNVGPKWLEFALAVQRAVQNTGLSADRQNGAIAAVFQFVYGFGTMEGLVTARSRAAGMTQDEYYREAVDAVREGLRSHELMQSADRLLEARGGATVAEMWDRDFTTALDLLMAGIEALLGAESSL; encoded by the coding sequence ATGGCGAAGACGGCGGCCGCGCGCACGCAGCGGCAGGCGCGGACGAGTGTCTGGCTGCAGGAGAAGACACCACGCGGCCGCGGCCGCAAAGGTGACCATCCGAGCGGTCTCGACAGGGACCGGATCACCGAGGCCACGATCCGCCTCCTGGACGCGGAGGGCCTCGCCAAGTTCTCCATGCGCAGGCTCGCCGGGGAGCTCGACGTCACGGCGATGTCCGTCTACTGGTACGTCGACACCAAGGACGACCTGCTCGAACTCGCCCTCGACGCGGCCTGCGGCGAGATGGTCCTGCCGGACACGGACACGGACACGGACACGGACGCGGACGCGGCGCCGCCCGGGGGCTGGCGGGAACAACTGCGCGAGCTCGCGGACCAGTACAGGGCGCTCCTGATCCGGCATCCGTGGGTGTCGCCGCTGGTCGGCAAGTACCTCAACGTGGGCCCGAAGTGGCTGGAGTTCGCGCTCGCGGTGCAGCGGGCGGTACAGAACACGGGTCTTTCGGCGGATCGCCAGAACGGGGCGATCGCGGCGGTCTTCCAGTTCGTCTACGGCTTCGGAACCATGGAGGGCCTGGTCACCGCGCGGAGCCGGGCGGCGGGGATGACGCAGGACGAGTACTACCGGGAGGCGGTCGACGCCGTCCGGGAGGGACTCAGGTCGCACGAGCTGATGCAGAGCGCGGACCGGCTGCTGGAGGCGCGGGGCGGGGCGACCGTGGCGGAGATGTGGGACCGTGACTTCACCACGGCGCTGGATCTTTTGATGGCTGGCATTGAGGCGCTCCTCGGCGCGGAATCCTCCCTGTAG
- a CDS encoding PPOX class F420-dependent oxidoreductase — translation MAPNIATNTSVTLDELLDFVRPRHRAVLLTARADGAPQGSPLTCGVDDSGRIVISTYPERAKTRNAKRNSRVSVLVLSDEWNGPWVQIDGTAEVLDAPESVEPLVEYFRNISGEHPDWAEYRAAMLSQGKSIIRVTPERWGPVATGGFPAK, via the coding sequence ATGGCACCCAACATCGCTACCAACACCTCTGTCACCCTTGATGAGTTGCTGGACTTCGTCCGGCCTCGGCACCGTGCGGTCCTGTTGACCGCACGGGCCGACGGGGCGCCGCAGGGTTCGCCCCTGACCTGCGGGGTCGACGACTCGGGACGCATCGTGATCTCCACGTACCCGGAGCGGGCCAAGACGCGGAACGCCAAGCGGAATTCTCGGGTCAGTGTGCTGGTGCTGAGTGACGAGTGGAACGGGCCGTGGGTTCAGATCGACGGTACGGCGGAGGTGCTCGATGCTCCGGAGTCCGTGGAGCCGCTGGTGGAGTACTTCCGGAACATCTCCGGGGAGCATCCTGACTGGGCCGAGTACCGGGCGGCGATGCTGTCACAGGGAAAGTCGATCATCCGGGTGACACCGGAGCGGTGGGGGCCGGTGGCCACGGGGGGCTTTCCGGCGAAGTAA
- a CDS encoding YceI family protein gives MGLNARIRTRDGWAVPHAVVTVTDMTGTQVLRVDADDEGAVRDATVLPSGPYTVIVTAVGYAPVASTALVTASGRAEVGNVVLARQGGTELPPPGPWTVDPAHSTVGAVAQHLGITSVHGRFTEFGGRVEIAEDVEKSRVEAVIRSASIDTGNGMRDGHLKSPDFLDVDQYPEITYRSSGLTPSGTDRWTVHGELGMHGVVRPVDLELSYLGTGADPWGGTRAAFRATAELRREDFAMNYNQVVQAGISAIGTTLKVELDIQAVQGDALPQV, from the coding sequence ATGGGACTGAACGCTCGGATCCGCACGCGTGACGGCTGGGCCGTGCCGCACGCCGTCGTCACGGTGACGGACATGACGGGGACGCAGGTGCTGCGCGTGGACGCGGACGACGAGGGCGCCGTACGAGACGCCACGGTGCTCCCGTCCGGGCCGTACACGGTGATCGTCACCGCCGTCGGCTACGCCCCGGTCGCCTCGACCGCGCTCGTCACCGCGAGCGGCCGCGCCGAGGTCGGCAACGTCGTCCTCGCCCGGCAGGGCGGCACGGAGCTGCCGCCGCCCGGGCCGTGGACCGTCGACCCCGCGCACTCCACGGTGGGCGCCGTCGCGCAGCACCTCGGGATCACCAGCGTGCACGGGCGGTTCACGGAGTTCGGCGGGCGGGTCGAGATCGCCGAGGACGTCGAGAAGTCACGGGTCGAGGCGGTCATCCGATCGGCCTCGATCGACACGGGCAACGGGATGCGGGACGGGCACCTGAAGTCCCCCGACTTCCTGGACGTCGACCAGTACCCGGAGATCACCTACCGCTCCAGCGGGCTCACCCCCTCGGGGACGGACCGGTGGACGGTGCACGGGGAGCTGGGGATGCACGGGGTCGTACGCCCGGTGGACCTGGAGCTGAGCTACCTGGGGACCGGGGCGGATCCCTGGGGCGGGACGCGAGCGGCGTTCCGGGCGACGGCCGAGCTGCGCCGGGAGGACTTCGCGATGAACTACAACCAGGTGGTGCAGGCGGGGATCTCGGCGATCGGCACGACGCTGAAGGTGGAGCTGGACATTCAGGCCGTGCAGGGGGACGCGTTGCCCCAGGTCTGA
- a CDS encoding MFS transporter: MATTTPAGVRGSHAKHGAHHDENAPMTHRQIMEALSGLLLGMFVAILSSTIVSNALPEIIGDLGGGQSAYTWVVTASLLAMTATTPLWGKLSDLFSKKALVQIALIIYVGGSVVAGLSQSAGMLIACRVVQGIGVGGLSALAQIVMAAMISPRERGRYSGYLGATFAVATVGGPLLGGVITDTSWLGWRWCFYVGVPFAIIALIVLQKTLKLPVVKRNVKVDWAGAFFISAAVCLLLVWVTFAGDKYDWMSWQTGAMVGGSVLLALIFVFVESRASEPIIPLRLFRNPTITLASLASLFVGVAMFAGTVFFSQYFQLARGESPTMSGVMTIPMIGGLFVSSTVSGQVITKTGKWKAWLVAGGLLVSAGLGLLGTIRYDTEYWHIAIFMALMGLGIGMMMQNLVLCTQNQVAPEDLGSASSTVTFFRSLGGAMGVSALGAIMATRITDYVKDGITDLGPKAAAQFGHGGTGGGGIPDLDKIPEPFRTVMESAYGHGIADVFLIAAPLAFIAFLITLFIKEVPLRTSGALAQAAAGDSADGVAPAAAPAATAVADEPVLASVASATSAASSAEAGPEGTQKLAAVASVAGAGGLPPQVTGGIPVGGFVRGAEGVPVPRAAVTLISLGGRQLGRAVAQGDGSYAIDAPSAGSYVLIASADGFQPQASTVVVGADPLAYDILLSGTSGLTGVVRNVDSKLPVHGAMVIITDVRGDVLATGVSGEQGEFTFAELVPGTVTVAVNAAGHRPLALPVEVGGAGVTRVEVELNSGSQVLGTVRAGAGPLNDARVTLVDAAGNVVATATTGADGAYAFTDLDSGEYTVIATGYPPVATGLTVTGSGVDNHDIELAHPGE; the protein is encoded by the coding sequence ATGGCAACAACCACACCAGCCGGTGTGCGGGGCAGCCACGCCAAGCACGGAGCGCATCACGACGAGAACGCTCCGATGACGCACCGGCAGATCATGGAAGCGCTGTCCGGGCTGCTGCTCGGCATGTTCGTGGCGATCCTGTCGTCGACGATCGTCTCCAACGCCCTGCCCGAGATCATCGGTGACCTCGGCGGCGGCCAGTCCGCCTACACCTGGGTCGTCACCGCCTCACTGCTCGCGATGACCGCGACGACGCCCCTGTGGGGCAAGCTCTCGGACCTCTTCAGCAAGAAGGCCCTGGTCCAGATAGCCCTGATCATCTACGTCGGCGGATCGGTCGTCGCCGGGCTCTCCCAGAGCGCCGGGATGCTGATCGCCTGTCGCGTCGTCCAGGGCATCGGCGTCGGCGGTCTCTCCGCCCTCGCGCAGATCGTCATGGCCGCGATGATCTCCCCGCGCGAGCGCGGGCGTTACTCCGGTTACCTGGGCGCGACCTTCGCCGTCGCCACCGTCGGCGGTCCGCTGCTCGGCGGCGTCATCACCGACACCTCGTGGCTCGGCTGGCGCTGGTGCTTCTACGTCGGCGTGCCCTTCGCGATCATCGCGCTCATCGTCCTGCAGAAGACCCTGAAGCTCCCCGTCGTGAAGCGGAACGTCAAGGTCGACTGGGCCGGTGCCTTCTTCATCAGCGCCGCCGTCTGCCTGCTGCTCGTCTGGGTCACCTTCGCCGGTGACAAGTACGACTGGATGTCCTGGCAGACCGGCGCCATGGTCGGCGGATCCGTCCTGCTCGCGCTGATCTTCGTATTCGTCGAGTCCAGGGCGAGCGAGCCGATCATCCCGCTGCGGCTCTTCCGCAACCCCACCATCACGCTCGCCTCGCTCGCCTCGCTCTTCGTGGGTGTCGCGATGTTCGCGGGCACGGTCTTCTTCAGCCAGTACTTCCAGCTGGCGCGGGGCGAGTCCCCGACGATGTCCGGCGTCATGACGATCCCGATGATCGGCGGCCTGTTCGTCTCGTCGACCGTCTCCGGGCAGGTCATCACCAAGACGGGCAAGTGGAAGGCCTGGCTGGTCGCGGGCGGTCTGCTGGTCTCCGCGGGGCTCGGACTGCTCGGCACCATCCGGTACGACACCGAGTACTGGCACATCGCGATCTTCATGGCCCTGATGGGTCTCGGCATCGGCATGATGATGCAGAACCTGGTCCTGTGCACGCAGAACCAGGTCGCTCCCGAGGACCTCGGCTCCGCCAGCTCCACCGTCACGTTCTTCCGCTCCCTCGGCGGTGCGATGGGCGTCTCGGCGCTCGGCGCCATCATGGCCACGCGCATCACCGACTACGTCAAGGACGGCATCACCGACCTCGGCCCGAAGGCCGCGGCACAGTTCGGCCACGGCGGCACGGGCGGCGGCGGCATCCCGGACCTCGACAAGATCCCGGAGCCGTTCCGCACGGTCATGGAGAGCGCGTACGGGCACGGCATCGCCGATGTCTTCCTGATCGCCGCGCCGCTGGCGTTCATCGCCTTCCTGATCACGCTGTTCATCAAGGAGGTGCCGCTGCGGACCTCCGGCGCGCTGGCCCAGGCCGCCGCCGGTGACTCCGCGGACGGTGTGGCTCCGGCCGCGGCTCCCGCCGCGACCGCCGTCGCCGACGAGCCCGTACTCGCCTCCGTCGCCTCTGCCACCTCTGCCGCCTCGTCCGCCGAGGCCGGGCCCGAGGGCACGCAGAAGCTCGCCGCCGTGGCGTCCGTCGCCGGGGCCGGAGGGCTTCCCCCGCAGGTCACGGGCGGCATCCCGGTGGGCGGCTTCGTCCGCGGCGCCGAGGGTGTGCCGGTGCCCCGCGCCGCCGTCACACTGATCTCCCTCGGGGGACGGCAGCTGGGCCGCGCGGTCGCGCAGGGCGACGGGTCCTACGCGATCGACGCCCCCAGCGCCGGGTCGTACGTCCTCATCGCCTCCGCCGACGGGTTCCAGCCGCAGGCGTCCACCGTCGTCGTGGGCGCGGATCCCCTCGCGTACGACATCCTCCTGAGCGGCACCAGCGGGCTCACCGGTGTGGTGCGCAACGTGGACAGCAAGCTGCCCGTCCACGGCGCGATGGTCATCATCACCGACGTGCGCGGCGATGTGCTCGCCACCGGAGTCTCCGGTGAGCAGGGCGAGTTCACCTTCGCCGAGCTGGTCCCCGGCACGGTCACCGTCGCGGTGAACGCCGCGGGGCACCGGCCGCTCGCCCTGCCCGTCGAGGTCGGCGGCGCCGGGGTCACCCGCGTCGAGGTCGAGCTCAACTCCGGTTCCCAGGTGCTTGGCACGGTGCGGGCCGGCGCCGGGCCGCTGAACGACGCGCGGGTCACGCTCGTCGACGCGGCGGGCAACGTCGTCGCCACCGCGACCACCGGGGCGGACGGGGCTTATGCCTTCACCGACCTGGACAGTGGTGAGTACACGGTCATCGCGACCGGGTACCCGCCGGTGGCCACCGGTCTCACGGTGACCGGCAGCGGTGTCGACAACCACGACATCGAACTCGCCCACCCGGGCGAGTGA
- a CDS encoding MarR family winged helix-turn-helix transcriptional regulator: MAAQRQYEELARQLSAIGAVKRGLGRGLPHDCPAGSAAVLILLDRHGEMRMSRLAELLAVDMSVTSRHVAHVAERAWIHRDPDPADKRSRILRLTPTGKAKVDELSELSIRTLTHYLHDWTDDEVVQLSTLLARLRDSFGDCRAASARLPLSPHDTQTTPETTRTPA; encoded by the coding sequence GTGGCCGCGCAGCGTCAGTACGAGGAGCTGGCCCGACAGCTCAGCGCCATCGGTGCCGTGAAGCGCGGACTCGGACGAGGCCTGCCGCACGACTGCCCCGCCGGATCCGCCGCCGTACTCATCCTGCTCGACCGGCACGGCGAGATGCGGATGAGCAGGCTCGCGGAGCTGCTCGCCGTCGACATGTCGGTGACCAGCAGGCACGTCGCCCACGTCGCGGAGAGGGCGTGGATCCACCGGGATCCCGACCCCGCGGACAAGCGCTCCCGGATCCTGCGCCTCACGCCCACCGGCAAGGCCAAGGTGGACGAGCTCTCCGAGCTCTCCATCCGGACGCTCACCCATTACTTGCACGACTGGACGGACGACGAAGTGGTCCAGCTCAGCACGTTGCTCGCGCGCCTGCGCGACAGCTTCGGGGACTGCCGCGCGGCTTCGGCCCGGCTGCCCCTATCCCCCCACGACACACAGACCACCCCAGAGACCACCCGTACACCCGCGTAG